ggatgatcctgcaTTTGTTGTTATTCTGATTCTTTTCCTCGTGTTTGCAACATCAGCTTACTGTGCAGCGTAAGTTCATGATCTTCTAATACATTTATCTTTGTGATTTCTGCAAATATATACATCCTGGCTGGTAGTTGGAAGTCAAATATCTATTTTCTAGTTTCCCTTTTCTATTAAGCTGTCTTCTTTTGCAATGGAAATATCTTTCGTTTGCTTTGCAGGTATGGAGAGAGTGCCTCACATGCTGCTCTAACAATCACTTCAGTTGTGTTTCTGCATTTCTTGTTTGCTGGGATAGTTCTGGCCACACTTTGCTGGTAAGCCTGATGTTATACACTATGCAGTTATAGCGCACCTGCTTCATGTCGTCTTGAGACTGAAAACACAACATTGATATAATCTCTATTACAATGTGAACTGATGTGCAAACTAGACTGGAGTTTTCTCATTCACCATTACTGCCTTTCTTACTCTAATTACTATCAAGTGTTACCTGAACATGTCTATTGCTATGGATAAATTAAGTAGAAGGGAAAAAATGCTTGGGCTACAAATTAAGAATGAAATAAGCTCCATCTGCAGTGATACAGCTTGAATTTTGTATTTCTTTAAGAATTGTACTCCTAAAGCATAGTGCCTTTGTAAGTTTTAGCCTAAACTGTCACACCTATGTTCTACTGTAGTTAAACTCCTATTAGCAGATCATACGCATACCTCTTACATTGGGAATCAGAGTTATTGGATGCTGTAATTTGATGCAGGTTTCTTACAAATTCTTACTTGAGAGAGGAACCTAACAGCCATGTTGTTGAGCAACGCGTGGAGTGGTAATTTTCCTATCTTCTATCACATGTATTTGTTTTCCTGCTTTTCTGTATGCTGCTTATAGGGCATCTACTATTTTCTCTTATATGAGCTTTTAATACAATTTAGCTACCAGACTCATTATTTCTTTGATGTGCTGGTTTCTTTGCTCTAGTTCCCATGTGCTGGCCTCATTTTTGGTCTTGATATACTTCACTTTTGTGTGATACTAGAAGGATACCCCGCGTGTTGCTGCGGGACTTTCTTATAAATAAAGCTGTTGCATGTATGAGTTGGTCAAAATTTGGCTTGGAAAGGTAATGAAAGAATCTAAAAAAACTAATATTAGATCAAATTATAAGATGATGTAACACAAAACAAATGACATTATATAGATGCCTTGTATTTTTTATTGATTGCAAATAGTAATTGCAGTTAGTAGAAGATGACGTGGATAGTGTGCATGAAGAGATTGAAAGTTAGTGGAGGCGATGTGCCATTTAGTGAAGATGAAGTGCATTGCTTGCATGTTGATATTGaaagctttttttttttggtgggcGGAGTGTGGGggaggggtggggtggggtgggtggGTGTGGGGTAAAGATGTCAACGGGTACGTACCCGCTGGGTACTATAAACCCATACCCGTGCCCACCATGAAAAAATATGCCCGTTAAAAAACCCATACCCGCAGACGGATATAAATAGACGCCCATACCCATGCCCGAACGGGTAACGGGTACCCGCGGGTTGCCCGTGCCCGACAAACTGCAGGCTTCATCAGCTGTGTAGTGCATGCTTGTGTTTGCCTTGGTTTTATAGAGTGCGCGTAGCTTCAGCTGTGCATGACTGAGCGAGGTGGGACTAATGTGCTTGCTGCTAACGAAGCGCTAGCACTAGAGCCTGAAGAACATACCATTCCAGCAGTTGGGCCCAGGTGGCCAAGCCGGCCCATAACAGGATCGGTGGCTCAAAGCAGTTTGGCCTCCAGGCAAGATGAGAGTAGCGGCTTGTTCTTTTTTGTCTTTCAATTTGTAGATGGTTTCTCTACATTGTTGAATATTTCTCTATGCGAAAAATTTCTAAATATATTTAGTGAGCATATAAAATTATTTGCTAATACAAGATCTAAAAATTAAAGGATTTGTTTACATACGCATGTCTTTATCAAACCGTTTAGGATGGGACAGCCGTCATATGTGCCTCTAAATGGATCAATCTAGTTGAGAAATTTAGGATGTCGTAGGATGATTTGAGCTACTATTTTATGATGGAACGGGTTTAAAAAACCCATGGGTTTGCGGGTTTGGGTACTGCACGCCCAGACCCATGCCCACAAACCCACTGGGTCTAACTTTTTGCCCATTAACAAACCCATGGGTAGAGAAATTGACCCATACCCATGCCCTAATAGGGTAAAAGCCCGTCGGGTTTCGGGTCTcgggtacccgttgccatctttagtggGGAGATGATGTGGCATTTAGCGATAGACGttgtggatagcttgcatgttgaCATAGAAAGGTAGTGGGGTTTGCTTTTGTAAGATAGATAATAGATTAACTGTGCCATGCACAAATTCTTTATTCACTGCTTTGTTATTAAGATGTAGGCCAATATTGCTAACAGTGCACACAAAATTCTTGGCAGGCTCTATGCATTCGATGTTCACTGTAACTCGTTCTTTCCTGCGTTTGTCATCCTATATGGTAAGCAGTCTCAAGATGTCTGTCCATTTGAAACTTAGTTGCAAGTTTCTACTTGTAGTATACTAGTATCTCATAGTACAAGTTTCTCTTCCCAGTGCTGCAGTATTTTCTGTCGCCTCTATTGGTCGCACATGGCTTCTTTCCAGCTTTGTTATCTAATCTACTCTTCGTGGTGGCAATTTCTTATTATCACTACCTGAACTTTCTAGGATATGATGGTATGTTTTAGTTTTATATATAATATTTTCTCAGGAACTTCATTTTGTTGTATTTGTGCACTTCGCGCCTGACAAAATGTAAATACTTTGGTGTAGTTCTTCCATTTCTGGACAGAACAACATTCTTCCTGTACCCGATTGGTCTCGTCATCATCCTGTCTCCACTTAGTAAGTGCATCTTTTTGTACTGTTAGACTAATCTCCCGACACCTGTCTCACATGTTCATTCATATCATCTTGCAGTGATACTAATAGGGTTCAATCCGACAAGATACTTTCTAAGCTTGTACTTTGGTTAAAGTCTACGGCTAGAATGCCAAGTACGAGAAAAATATGGTGATTGGTGACAAAGCTAATGGCAGATCTGGATACATACTCTGTAGTAAAGCGTTTTAGATCTCGCGAGTGAGGTTCAGAAAAGCTCGGAGCATTCATTCTTTGGATGTATCAGGCGCCTGTGGCAGGCTACCAATAGAGGACAAAGCCTTTTGATTGGTATCAAATATCCCTTTTTGGTGTCAATTTGTTTATAATATGAGCTGTTTTCGTTAGTTTGGGCCTCCGACCCAGTGATGATCAGTGTATACTTGTAGTGGGCAATACTACGTAGAGTCTATTGTACTATCACATTGACATCAGAATTGCATCACGTTCTACCGTCAGTCAACTCTTGCCAAGTTTATTGTAAGGACATGCTGGTTTTTGCCAATCCTGAATCGCTCGCCGGGCAAACACAACAGTCCGGTAATCACCGCAACAGCACCTTTTTCCCGTTCTTCAAACTACAAGTAACACATGCATGAAAATGTCCTTAACAACCACCTGCACAGGTTCTCCCCAAAGTTCTAACAATTCCCGGGCAAACTGCAAACGCGACAGTCACCCTGTAAACTTTCATTTCTCCTCCCACCAAAAGTTCCCACAAAACAAACAGAACATTTGTAAACATCGAACTCCAAACTCTCATTCCCTCGTTTAAATTACTTACCCCCAACCTCTAGACTGCTAACTTCAAACTTGTATCCACCACTTGAATTTTCACTAACGACTAACCAAACGTGGCGTCAGAGTTGTAGTGCTCGCCTAACATCATTTGACCAAGCGTCAGGCTGGCGGGCGAGGATTGATCGGACATTCGGACTGGGTTGAGAGTCGGCGGCAGTTGGGCATTAATGCGCCCGCGAgctgcctcggcctcctcctcctcttcttcaagtGCAGTGCGGTTGCTAATAATAATCTGACGAGTTGACTGGCGAGCTGCGGCAGCATGGAGCAGGGCTTGAGGAGGGGTGGAGCTTTGTGGCCACCGGCTTGTCCAAGATTAGGCGCGCCATcgatggcggcggcgagggctTATCCTCCGAGGAGTCTTCACGTACgtactgcactgcactgcactgctctCATCTGTGGCTACGTTCGCGTGCCCTACCCGATTcgtttttttttttcatccagAACCGTGTTTTCTCTCACGAATTCATTCAGATTCCTCTGGAATTCCTCCAAGGGAACGGGGCCCATATTTGAAGCTACCTGGTTCAGTTTCCTTGGGTCACCATCACCAGTCACCACCCCTCCGATCCTCTATCTGAATGTGTTCTTGGCATTGCGGTAGGACGGTGTACTGCATCTGCATGTGCACTCAGGCGTCGCCTCACAACTACTCCGAGCAGCTGTACCAACGCTACAAGGAGGATCTGGATGACTACATCAAATCCAACGTGCGGACGCTAGCTTCGTAACTAATTACATCAAATCACGTGTTCTGCAGCTGCCTAGTTACTACTGTTCATGCTGTAGGTATTGATGGATGATACCTTCTGAATTCTGACCTCTATCTCTCTGCTGTTCACATAGGTTGGGGAATGTTTACAAAACGAGAGGGAGCGAGTTGCAAACTATTTGCATTCCTCAACTGAACAAAAGTTAAATGAGGTTGTGTTTTGTGCTTGCGCATGTTCTATGCTCTTTGTGTTATGTTTGATGTTTCTAACCGGTTTGTTCAGTGATGTATAATATCCATTAATCTTCGGTGCTTACAGGCTGTGAAATCAgaattgataacaaagaacgcaGAGCCTGAATACAAGTCTTAATGAGGACAGTTCTGAAGGAGGAGCTTATCAAATAAATCAAGCTTGTTGGAGTATTATGTTTCAAAGGAATAGTTAGGTTTTATTATCCTAATACATACATCTGTAAGATACTCATTTTTGTGAAATTTCCAATTGATTGAAGTTCCAGGTTTGCACCAATAACACAAACTCTGTATCAGCTTGGATGGCTATTTCCATTTCAAGAATTGCAATGTGCCCAGCTGGCCATTCAACTGATTAAGATAGACCGACGATCTAGTCAATGATGTTTAGGCTCTTCTCTAATAGATGGTGGACTGTTTCCAGCATAAAAAATATTTTAGCCTTACGATATTCAAATGTAAAGCTAGAAACTATTGAAGTTGAAATAGCGGTGTGTTCCTACTTCCTAGAGGAAAATCTACAAAATCAAATTTAAAGTACACTGGCATATCCTTGGGAAACATTTTTCACCAAATATCCTTCTGAATATTTGTTCAGTCACTAACTTTCATCAGATATATGCGAACTGTTGTATTTGCTTAGCCTTATTGCACTTTGGTAATAAGAATTATTGTTCCAAAAGAAGAAAATCTTTAAGCACAGTTGGGCAGATTTGAAATGAAGTGTGAATTTATATTTTACCAATGTTTAAACCACCAACAACTGTACAGAGATCTCAACAAATTTACAGTTAGTTCATCTGCCGACTGCTTTTGCTGCACAATCTTGATACGATATTGCCATGGTCATTCTAGGCTTCCCTCCTCAACTGCATGCCGGTTGTGCTGACCATGGGCCGTGCATAATGTCTTCGGAGCCCATAAGAATTATGAATTGGCGGGCCTCGGTTATCGGTATGTAGTTGGGCTGCAATACCTCCGACTGGATTTTATGATCAGGACCAGGAAATTGTTTGGTAAAGTAACATGgtgtttttataaacaaaatgtACTTACAGTTGACGTGAATAACAGCACCAATTCTATACCTATACCAGTTAATTGGTAACCTCAAGTCAGGAATCATGGTTGTTGCTCCAAGAGTGGGagattatattcttttgtaaaaCTTTTATGTTGGTGTAGCATTATCTGTCCAGAAACATTCAAAGAACTGTTGCATGGTGTGGCTTTGTATTGTTTAAGGAGTAAAATGCACCATGAATCCATAAATTCTTCATGGGTTCTCATTCGGGTCCTCAAATTAAAAAGTAACCATCCAGATCCTGAATCTACTGTGGATTCTCACCTGTGTCCTCTAACTAAAAAAGTGATCATTTCGGTCCTTCAACTAATGTCGTGCCTAAGTAAATGTCTAAATCCCACCACATCACATTTATATGCCTACGTGTGCCAACGTGGATGACGCCAGTTAAAACTTGCAAAAAAAACCCTCCCCCTCTACTCCATACTTTATTCCTTTCGGTCACATGCCCACCTTGTGGCTACGCTTGTGTGCTTGCCTGCACCGCCTGTTGACCTTGCGGCTTTACCTGTGCTCTGGAGGCACACGCTCAGCGATCAATGGAATAGACAAAGAGAGGTGGACTGCACGAGACAGAGGGGGTTGCAAGGCGAGAGAGAAAGAGATGGAGGTTTTTTTTGCAACTTTAACCAGCATGACCACTTAAGCAGCTGGCGGTGGCGTGGTGGATTTGTATCTCTATTCAAGCGCAAGAGTAGATTGAGGACCAGTCGCAAAAAAAGAGAGTAGACTGAGGATCTAGATGATCGCTTTTTTGGCATGAGGACCCAAGTAAGAATTAGCAATAGATTGAGGACCCTGTGGTCAAATTTTTAGTTCAAAGGCCCAACTGAGAATCCATATGTTGATCGTACAAGATACTATAAAAGGAATACCAATGATGTTCAATTATATACGCAAATTAATTAATTGTACATGAAGGTAGGGAATTTAACAAGGAGCTGATAATTTAATTAAATTCACTTGTCGCTCTTGATCCTGGCCGTTGGGTTTAGACCAGTTAATCCTCATGTAGGTTTGTATGTACCTCAACAAAAATCAAATTGTGGATGAATAAAATCCATACTTTCCTTGAAATTAACTCACATTTAATCCGTGTTCCATAAAAAAGATCAAGCTAACCGCCTTGTCTCTGAACCACTCGTTTAATTTGTGAGGAAACCGCCAAAGGAAACTATTATCATATCGATGGATGGGCTAATTATATTACTTCTAAGAAACAATATCCTAATTATTATTGACCAAATAACTataaattttctctctctctttttttataaaaaaaaactagcTTACAAATCTGTTCtatattattaaaaaaatatgAGAAAATATCACGTTGGACCATGTATTCATGCACATTGAGCCTTGCAATTAcaataatattttaatttttaccATGTATAAGGAAAAAACACCTATTACCAATGCATGCTCATGTTGCGAGCAAATACATCCACCTGAGCCTGACCACTCCACGCATTCAAGAAAAAGCCGCATTGCTGCGCAACCACCTGACCTGAGCAACCTACACATTGATTACTCCGTATCTGGTAGTTAATCATTTAGCTAACTGTTCGTCTTGCCCTATGAGGTCACTGCCACCACTAAAGCAGCAGTGCGACAAGTGATCATCCCAACGAACCAAACATGACAAAATGGTGCGGTCGCGCTAATGAAGTGATCCCCACCACTGCAGAGGCAACTTGTAGTCGTGCTGTCAAAAGAAGGAACCAACTACCTTCGAATTGCCATCGCATTATTGGCATATTTCTTAATTGTTTGGATCATTTCTGGCT
Above is a genomic segment from Miscanthus floridulus cultivar M001 chromosome 3, ASM1932011v1, whole genome shotgun sequence containing:
- the LOC136545886 gene encoding uncharacterized protein, yielding MLPTTASKGRGAARSAPPLFGPYLRRIVKWQQMDIEYTFWQMVYLCTSPKVVYQHTKYHKQTKNQWARDDPAFVVILILFLVFATSAYCAAYGESASHAALTITSVVFLHFLFAGIVLATLCWFLTNSYLREEPNSHVVEQRVEWLYAFDVHCNSFFPAFVILYVLQYFLSPLLVAHGFFPALLSNLLFVVAISYYHYLNFLGYDVLPFLDRTTFFLYPIGLVIILSPLMILIGFNPTRYFLSLYFG